The genomic DNA AGGGCAAGAGCTGCCTGTCGGCGGTGGCGGCGCTGCTCGCCCGGGAGAAGGCGCAGAAGCCCGAGGGCCTGCTGCCCTTCACCCCCCGGCCTCCGCTCTACCCCACGGAGCTGTCGGTCCTGGCGTCGCTGCCGGTGGACGAGTCCCAACCTCCCGTGGGGGGCATGTTCGAGGAGACGGGCGTCTTTCCGCCCGTGTTGCGGCCCGAGGCACCGGTGCCCAAGAAGGCGAAGGTCGTCATCATCGGCGGCGGCATCCTGGGCCTGGCGCTCGCGTACAACCTGTCCCTGCGCGGAGAGAAGGACGTGGTGGTGCTCGAGCGCGGCTACCTGTGCGCGGGCGCGTCCGGACGCAATGGCGGCGGCGTGCGCATGCAGTGGGGCACGTCGGCCAACATCGAGCTGGCCAAGCGCTCCATCGAGCTGATGGGCCGCTTCGCGCGCGACATGGGCATCAACGTGTGGCTGCGCCAGGGCGGCTACCTGTTCATGGCGAAGACGAAGGCGGTGGCCCAGCGCCTGGAGCGCAACGCCGCGCTGCACAACAAGCACGGCGTGCCCACGCGGATGCTCACCGTGGACGAGGCGCGGGACATCGTCCCCGGACTCACCCTGAAGGACGCACAGGCGGCCTCGTTCAATCCGGAGGACGGCGTCATCTTCCCCTGGCCCTTCCTCTGGGGCTACGCCAACGCCTGCCGCAAGGCGGGCATCGCCGTGGAGACCTTCACCACCGTCACGGGCTTCGAGCAGTCCGAGGGCTTGGTGCGCAAGGTGAAGACGGACCGGGGCGACATCGCGTGCGACACGGTGGTGGTGGCCTGCGGTGCGTGGAGCCCGGAAGTGGCCCGGCTCGCGGGGGTGCAACTGCCCAACGAGCCCCACCGGCATGAGATCCTCAGCACCGAACCGCTCAAGCCCTTCTTGGGCCCCCTCGTGTCCGTGTTGGACTCAGGGCTGTATTTCAGCCAGTCGATGCGTGGGGAGATCGTCGGCGGCATGGGAGACGCGCTGGAGCCCGCCGGGTTGAACATGGGCTCGACGCTGCGCTTCGTGTCGCGCTTCGCACGGGCGCTCACCGAGCAGTTGCCCAACCTGGGCCACGTGAAGGTGCTGCGGCAGTGGGCGGGCTGCTACGACGTGACGCCGGACAACAGCCCGGTGCTCGGCCGCACACCGGGGCTGGAGAACATGCTCCAACTGTCCGGCTTCGTGGGCCACGGCTTCATGATGGCGCCCGCGGTGTCCGAGCGCATGGCGGAGTGGATGACATCGGGCACGTCCGACGAGCTCTTCACCCGCTTCAACCTGCGCCGCTTCCAGGAAGGCAAGCTGGAGCGCGAGGACATGATCATCGGCTGAGAGCCCAAATCCCCCTCCCTTGGACGTCTCGCCACCGGTACGACCGGGGGCGTTCACGCCGTTCAATCAGAAGGAGTGCTCACGAAGCGGTTGTGAGCATATTTCCTGTTCGCCCCGCGACGCTCACTCCCGAACTCCCCGAGAAAAGGAAGGCGCAACGTGTTCACCCGTCGTGCTGGTTCGCGCCTAACGGGCACACGGCTGCGTCCTCTGTTGGGCGGATGGGTCCTCATCGTTCTCTTCCTCTTCTCCGCCTGCGCGACGAGCGCACCTCAAGGCCGTCGATTCAACCCCCCAGCGGAACCGGAAGGGCGCCCGGCATCCGCCGTACACTCCCTGGACTTCCTGGAGCCGGGCGCTGTCTCCACGCGTCCAATCCCCATCGCCAAGGCCGAGTTTCAACGAGCCCTCCAGCGACTCTCCCGCGACATGCGGCTGACGGCGAGTCCACGGGAAGCCGCCCGTGAGCTGCTGAACGAGATTCTCTCTGGGACAGAATCCAATCTGGCACGACATGGCAGGCGAATGGCGACGGAACTCTTCCGGATGCTCACCTTTTGAAAGGGACGGCCATGGGGTGGCTCGAGAACATTATCATTGAGAATAAGGCGCTCGAGAACGAACGGTTCGAAGCGACAGACAAAGACTCACTCTATTTCCTCGGTCCCAACCTGACGCTGAGCAACTGCACTGTCATCCTGAAGGTGCCAGCCAAGCGATTGCACATCCTCGGAGCCCGGTTCATCGACTGCACCTTCGAGGTGAAACAAGAGTTGAAGAACCATCAATCCTGGGTACGAGCCTCGCTCGAGGGCTGTCGGTTCAAGGGGCGACTGATGGGGTGCGATTTCGGGCACTGGCCCGAATACGGGAGTGCACCGGAGTATCAACACGGGTTCATCGAGGCACGATTGGACGCTTGCCGCATCATGGGGTGTGACCCCACGACCCTGCGCCTTCCCAAGTGGCCGTGCTTCACCATCCTGGACCCCATCCGCAGAGCCCCCGAGCTCCGCGGCGTCACGTGGCCGGGCCTCTTTGGTCGAGTCATCGTGGAGGAGCTCCATACCCAGCCAGCTCCCACGCGGGCATTGACCTACCATGCCCCCTCTGTCGCCAAGCGGATGGAAACAACTCCCGAAGAACTCAGGGCCGTCATCGAGAAGTTCGACTGCGTCGTCTTCTGACGCGCCCCGGCCGTCAGTGGCCCGGCGTCAACACCGCGCCGGGTTTGTCATGCGTGCCCAGACGCCCGATCAACGTGGCACTCGCTTCATTGAGGCCGATGAGCATCACTTCCACTCCCCTGCTCCGGAACTTGAGCACGATCCGGTCGATGGCCGCGACGGCCGAAGCATCCCAGACATGTGAGTGCGTGAGATCGATCTCCACCCGTGTGACGTGCTCCCGGAAGTCGAAGGAGGCGATGAAGCGCTCCACGGAGACGAAGAAGATCTCGCCCATGACGTCATAGCGCCGCCGCTGGCCGTCCTCGCTCAGCGAGCTCTTCACCGACACCAGCTTGGCCACCGTGCGCGCGAAGAAGATGGCGCTCAGCACGACGCCCACCAGCACTCCCTTGGCCAGATCATGGGTGAGCACCACGGTCAGCACCGTGGCGACCATCACGACGGACTCGCTCCCGGGCAGCACCCGCATGGCCCCCAGCGACTTCCAATCAAAGGTGCCGATGGAGACCATGATCATCACGGCGACGAGCGCGCCCATCGGGATGCGCGCGACCCAGTCTCCGAGCACCAGGATGAGGAAGAGCAGGAAGATACCGGCGAAGAAGGTGGACAGGCGCCCTCGCCCACCGGAGCTCACATTGATGACGGACTGGCCGATCATCGCGCACCCGGCCATGCCGCCGAAAAAGCCCGTCACGATGTTGGCGATGCCCTGCCCGAACGCCTCGCTGTGCTTGCAACTCGGCGAGTCGGTCATCTCGTCAACGACCGCCGCGGTGAGCAGCGACTCCAGCAGTCCCACGAACGTGAGCGGCACGGCATACGGGAGGATGATGCGCAGTGTCTCCAGGGTGAAGGGAACCTGGGGCAGGTGGAAGAAGGGCAGAGACGTGGGCAGCGCGCCCATGTCTCCCACCGTCCGTACGGAAATGCCGGTGGAGATGGACACCGCCGTGAGCACCACGATGGCCACGAGCGGCGAGGGCACGGCCTTCGTCAGCCGGGGCAAGCCGTAGATGATGGCCAGACC from Melittangium boletus DSM 14713 includes the following:
- a CDS encoding FAD-dependent oxidoreductase, which gives rise to MSKQMVCSCEDVTVEDIRHAVAKGFRDVESVKRFTGFGTGVCQGKSCLSAVAALLAREKAQKPEGLLPFTPRPPLYPTELSVLASLPVDESQPPVGGMFEETGVFPPVLRPEAPVPKKAKVVIIGGGILGLALAYNLSLRGEKDVVVLERGYLCAGASGRNGGGVRMQWGTSANIELAKRSIELMGRFARDMGINVWLRQGGYLFMAKTKAVAQRLERNAALHNKHGVPTRMLTVDEARDIVPGLTLKDAQAASFNPEDGVIFPWPFLWGYANACRKAGIAVETFTTVTGFEQSEGLVRKVKTDRGDIACDTVVVACGAWSPEVARLAGVQLPNEPHRHEILSTEPLKPFLGPLVSVLDSGLYFSQSMRGEIVGGMGDALEPAGLNMGSTLRFVSRFARALTEQLPNLGHVKVLRQWAGCYDVTPDNSPVLGRTPGLENMLQLSGFVGHGFMMAPAVSERMAEWMTSGTSDELFTRFNLRRFQEGKLEREDMIIG
- a CDS encoding SulP family inorganic anion transporter, translated to MKTTAYVAQLKQEWFSNIRGDLMSGTVVALALIPEAIAFSIIAGVDPKVGLYASFIIAVMTAFFGGRPGMISAATGAMALLMVTLVANHGLEYLFAATILTGVLQLVFRALRLSRYMKFVPRPVMTGFVNALAILIFMAQLPQFTGASWQMYAMVAAGLAIIYGLPRLTKAVPSPLVAIVVLTAVSISTGISVRTVGDMGALPTSLPFFHLPQVPFTLETLRIILPYAVPLTFVGLLESLLTAAVVDEMTDSPSCKHSEAFGQGIANIVTGFFGGMAGCAMIGQSVINVSSGGRGRLSTFFAGIFLLFLILVLGDWVARIPMGALVAVMIMVSIGTFDWKSLGAMRVLPGSESVVMVATVLTVVLTHDLAKGVLVGVVLSAIFFARTVAKLVSVKSSLSEDGQRRRYDVMGEIFFVSVERFIASFDFREHVTRVEIDLTHSHVWDASAVAAIDRIVLKFRSRGVEVMLIGLNEASATLIGRLGTHDKPGAVLTPGH